The region AACCTGAAACCCGGCCCGGGCGGCCGGAGCGTGCTGCCCGACCTCGGGCACCAACACCGCGTCGGTCAGCGTCTCAGCCAACTCCCGGCGCTGCGCGAGATCCAGGCGCCCCTTCGGGGAATTCACGGTGATGATCGTCATGACAGCCTCCTATGACAGTCGTTATAGAGCATCGGCAGGCTACACAGTCACCGAGCCGCCGTCATACCGGGCGTCACTCCGAACGGGTTCGGCCCGGTCGGCGCGATGACGGGCCGCGTGCACACCGAGTCGGGCGGTCACGCCCGTCATCCGGACGGTCATCATGACGACCGCTTTCCTGGTTTCTCCTTGGTGGCCCTCTGCGGACCTGGCGTCAGGCGAGGTCGTCGAGGTCTTCCTCGGTGAGGGTGATCGTGGCGGCGGCCATGTTGTCCGCCAGGTGCGCGAGGGAGCCCGTACCAGGGATGGCCAGGGTTACCGGTGAGGATGCCAGCAGCCAGGCCAGGCCGATCCGGGACACGGACGCGTCGTGCCGGGCGGCGACCTTGGCCAGCCGCTCGTCGTCGAGTTCCCGGCCGCCGCCGAGCGGGAAGAAGGGCACGAACGCGATGCCGGCCTCCTCGCAGGCGGCCAGCAACTCCGCGTCGCCGCGCCGGGCGGCGTGGTACGCGTTCTGCACGGCCACCACCGGCGCTATCGCCCGGGCCTCCGCGAGGTGGTCGACGTCGATGTTGCTGAGGCCGAGGTGACGGATCAGGCCCTCCTCGCGCAGCGCCGCGAGCGCCTCGAAGCGGGCGGCGAGGGATTCACCACGCGGGGGTGCCATGGGGCCGATACGCAGGTACACCAGGTCCAGGCGATCCACGCCCAGGCCTTCGAGGTTGGCCTCGACAAGGCCGCGCATATCTCCCGGGGTGGCGTGGTGCAGGCCGCCGGAGCCGATGATCGGGCCCACCTTGGTGGCGATGACCAGGTCCGACGGGTAGGGGTGAAGGGCCTCACGGATGAGGGTGTTGGCGCGCACCGCACCGCCGGCACTGAAGTAGAAGTCGGCGGTGTCGAGGTGGTTGACGCCGAGCTCGACGGCACGGCGCAGTACGGCACGGCCGGTCTCGGGCTCGCGGG is a window of Streptomyces sp. B21-083 DNA encoding:
- a CDS encoding aldo/keto reductase; amino-acid sequence: MSNEFRLGGDLAVNRLGFGAMRLPSKDGMGGPAREPETGRAVLRRAVELGVNHLDTADFYFSAGGAVRANTLIREALHPYPSDLVIATKVGPIIGSGGLHHATPGDMRGLVEANLEGLGVDRLDLVYLRIGPMAPPRGESLAARFEALAALREEGLIRHLGLSNIDVDHLAEARAIAPVVAVQNAYHAARRGDAELLAACEEAGIAFVPFFPLGGGRELDDERLAKVAARHDASVSRIGLAWLLASSPVTLAIPGTGSLAHLADNMAAATITLTEEDLDDLA